From the genome of Pseudomonas yamanorum, one region includes:
- a CDS encoding sugar ABC transporter ATP-binding protein, whose protein sequence is MAALHLQHLHKRFGATVALDDASLKVERGTIHGLVGENGAGKSTLIKVLAGIHKADSGQVSIDGQAYAALSPRQVDALGVQFIHQERLLPASFTVGEALFFGHELRRGPFVDRRRQQREAERLLAEYFELQLPVGALVGELSSAERQVLQITRALIRQPKILVFDEPSVALVKREVDQLLRIVKRLRDQGLSILYISHYLQEIDSLCDEVTVLRNGRDVAVVEPRHTSSAQIARLMVNREVQDMYPKAQVELGEPLLQVRSLSLARRYREIDLELRRGEIVGLTGLVGSGAKDLLKTLFGVVHADSGSIHLEGRLLRLRSPGDAIAQGIALVPEERRSQGISPLLSVLENLTLAGLGRFSRWGLLNQRQEQAESLRLIDELAIKAPGPQAAVSQLSGGNQQKVALGKWLSRRSAVYLLDEPCVGVDVGAKVEIYRLIGRLVEEGAVVLVLSSDLPELLGICDRILVLHRGEIAGEFQAGEADSDQLLACATGAVHATAPLPATREVAHVPA, encoded by the coding sequence ATGGCCGCGTTGCACTTGCAGCACCTGCACAAACGTTTTGGCGCCACCGTGGCGCTGGATGATGCGAGCCTGAAAGTCGAACGCGGCACCATTCACGGTCTGGTGGGCGAGAACGGGGCCGGCAAATCGACCTTGATCAAGGTCCTGGCGGGGATCCACAAGGCGGACTCGGGGCAGGTGAGCATTGACGGCCAGGCGTATGCCGCGCTGTCGCCGCGCCAGGTGGACGCGCTGGGCGTGCAGTTCATCCATCAGGAGCGGTTGTTGCCGGCGAGTTTTACCGTGGGCGAAGCGCTGTTCTTCGGGCATGAATTACGCCGTGGTCCGTTTGTGGATCGGCGCCGGCAGCAGCGCGAGGCCGAGCGTCTGCTGGCGGAATATTTTGAACTGCAACTGCCGGTCGGCGCGCTGGTGGGCGAGCTGAGCAGCGCCGAGCGCCAGGTGCTGCAAATCACCCGGGCGCTGATTCGCCAGCCGAAGATCCTGGTGTTCGACGAGCCCAGCGTGGCGTTGGTCAAGCGTGAGGTCGACCAACTGCTGCGGATCGTCAAGCGCCTGCGGGACCAGGGTTTGTCGATCCTCTATATCTCCCATTACCTGCAGGAAATCGACAGCCTCTGCGATGAGGTGACGGTGTTGCGCAATGGTCGTGATGTGGCGGTGGTAGAGCCACGGCATACCTCCAGCGCGCAGATTGCGCGGCTGATGGTCAACCGTGAGGTGCAGGACATGTATCCCAAGGCTCAGGTCGAACTGGGTGAGCCGTTGCTGCAGGTGCGCTCGCTGAGCCTGGCCCGGCGCTACCGGGAAATCGACCTGGAGCTGCGCCGAGGTGAAATCGTCGGCCTGACCGGGCTGGTCGGGTCGGGTGCCAAGGACTTGCTCAAGACCCTGTTTGGCGTGGTGCATGCCGACAGCGGCAGCATCCACCTGGAAGGCCGTTTGTTGCGCCTGCGTTCACCCGGTGACGCCATCGCCCAAGGGATTGCCCTGGTGCCGGAAGAGCGCCGCAGCCAAGGGATTTCACCGCTGCTCTCGGTGCTGGAAAACCTGACCCTGGCCGGGCTTGGGCGTTTCAGCCGCTGGGGTTTGCTCAACCAGCGCCAGGAGCAGGCCGAAAGCCTGCGGCTGATCGACGAACTGGCGATCAAGGCGCCGGGGCCGCAGGCCGCCGTCAGCCAACTCAGCGGCGGTAACCAGCAGAAAGTCGCCCTGGGCAAATGGCTGAGCCGCCGTTCGGCGGTGTACCTGTTGGACGAGCCGTGCGTGGGCGTGGATGTCGGCGCCAAAGTCGAGATTTATCGCTTGATCGGGCGTTTGGTGGAAGAGGGCGCTGTGGTGCTGGTGCTGTCTTCGGACTTGCCCGAGCTGCTGGGAATCTGCGACCGCATCCTGGTGTTACACCGTGGTGAAATCGCCGGCGAATTCCAGGCCGGCGAAGCGGACAGTGATCAACTGCTGGCGTGTGCCACAGGTGCGGTTCACGCCACGGCACCCTTGCCAGCGACTCGAGAGGTGGCCCATGTCCCTGCTTGA
- a CDS encoding ABC transporter permease has translation MSLLETAAPGFSQRLWVLLLRRGSAGVFLAILLGFAVAAPNFLSVGNIANVFSQSAILGVLAFGLTCVIIGGGSNVVSGGLDLSLAANLGLCAAVFSRLNNASFDLWTSLLLTLACGLAVGLLNGLAVVVLRLPPLLATLASMNVLAGLELVLTENTVVSTDSPLLDLLSGGTWLGVPALAWVLLVTGFVLTLLIQHTAYGLRLHAVGEYPHAAEAAGIRVPAYVLSSYLLSGLCAAVAALCSAAFFSGSTTGSGDMLLSVVAIAFLGVVFSRRLVASIPGTLLATLLIGFLINGFQLLNLSSFWVNGVQGVLILLVVAASSALNRGEQS, from the coding sequence ATGTCCCTGCTTGAAACCGCTGCTCCTGGTTTCTCCCAGCGTTTATGGGTGCTGTTGTTGCGACGTGGCTCGGCAGGTGTGTTCCTCGCGATTCTGTTAGGTTTTGCCGTTGCTGCACCCAACTTCCTGTCGGTGGGCAATATCGCCAATGTGTTCAGCCAGTCGGCCATCCTGGGGGTGCTTGCCTTCGGCCTGACCTGCGTGATCATCGGCGGCGGCTCCAACGTGGTATCCGGTGGGCTTGACCTGTCGCTGGCGGCCAACCTGGGGTTGTGCGCCGCTGTGTTCAGCCGACTCAACAACGCCAGCTTCGACCTCTGGACCAGCCTGCTGCTGACCTTGGCATGTGGCTTGGCGGTGGGCCTGCTCAATGGCCTGGCCGTGGTGGTACTGCGTTTGCCACCGTTGCTCGCGACCCTGGCAAGCATGAATGTACTGGCCGGCCTGGAACTGGTCCTGACCGAAAATACCGTGGTCTCGACTGACTCACCGCTGCTCGACCTGCTCAGCGGTGGGACCTGGCTGGGCGTGCCTGCGCTCGCCTGGGTGTTGCTGGTGACAGGCTTCGTGCTGACATTGCTGATCCAGCACACCGCCTACGGACTGCGTCTGCATGCCGTCGGAGAGTACCCGCACGCCGCCGAGGCCGCCGGTATTCGAGTGCCGGCGTATGTGCTTTCCAGCTATCTGCTGTCGGGGTTGTGTGCGGCCGTGGCAGCCTTGTGTTCAGCGGCGTTTTTCAGCGGCAGCACCACCGGTTCCGGTGACATGCTGTTGTCGGTTGTGGCGATTGCCTTTCTCGGGGTGGTGTTCTCCCGGCGACTGGTGGCGAGCATTCCTGGCACCTTGCTGGCGACCCTGTTGATTGGCTTTCTGATCAACGGGTTTCAGTTGCTCAACCTGTCGAGTTTCTGGGTCAACGGTGTGCAGGGCGTGCTGATTCTGCTGGTGGTTGCGGCGTCCAGTGCATTGAACCGGGGAGAGCAATCATGA
- a CDS encoding ABC transporter permease, giving the protein MSRVSTLQAHGGGWRSLLPLTLPLVFVAIVVVFAWQAPGFLSGGNLKSLVLNNFVLLAIVAIGMTYAVAAGGIDLSVGTALDFASFSFVVLLNAGHGLGVAIAGALAAGLLVGLFNAGLIAGLRISPFLATLGTLFIGTSAQQLLSDGGQPIYIAQGFKPELASVSPLGVPLPLLVVLVLAVVYGLLLARGRLGRELLAQGTQPLLAFYSGLSVRRIVTTTVLAAALACGVAGILLSSTVSAYVPLSGNAFLLNAIGAVFIGTTMNRQGRANIPGTLLGVLFINVIANGLLLIGWNFYWQQVATGVLIFVVLAFSFISRRIAQNT; this is encoded by the coding sequence ATGAGTCGGGTTTCAACGCTACAAGCTCATGGCGGTGGGTGGCGTTCACTGCTGCCCCTGACGTTGCCGTTGGTGTTCGTGGCCATCGTCGTGGTGTTTGCCTGGCAGGCACCGGGGTTCCTCAGTGGTGGCAACCTGAAAAGCCTGGTGCTGAACAACTTCGTGCTGCTGGCGATTGTCGCCATCGGCATGACCTACGCGGTGGCGGCCGGTGGCATCGACCTGTCGGTGGGCACCGCGCTGGACTTTGCCAGCTTCAGCTTTGTGGTGTTACTTAACGCCGGGCACGGGCTGGGTGTAGCGATTGCCGGTGCGCTGGCTGCCGGGCTGCTGGTAGGGCTGTTCAATGCCGGCTTGATCGCGGGACTGCGGATCAGCCCATTCCTGGCCACCCTGGGCACCTTGTTTATCGGCACCAGTGCCCAGCAGTTGCTCTCGGACGGCGGCCAGCCGATCTACATCGCCCAGGGTTTCAAGCCGGAGTTGGCAAGTGTCAGCCCGTTGGGTGTGCCGTTGCCGTTGCTGGTCGTGCTGGTATTGGCAGTGGTCTACGGCCTGCTGCTGGCCCGTGGGCGCCTGGGGCGCGAATTGCTGGCCCAGGGCACCCAGCCGCTGCTGGCGTTTTACTCGGGGTTATCGGTGCGCCGCATCGTCACCACCACGGTGCTGGCGGCGGCGCTGGCGTGCGGGGTAGCGGGGATTCTGCTGAGTTCGACGGTGAGCGCTTATGTGCCGCTGTCGGGCAATGCATTCTTGCTGAATGCGATTGGCGCGGTGTTTATCGGCACCACGATGAATCGCCAGGGCCGGGCGAATATTCCGGGCACGCTGCTGGGTGTGCTGTTCATCAACGTCATCGCCAATGGCTTGCTGTTGATCGGCTGGAATTTCTACTGGCAGCAGGTGGCCACCGGCGTGCTGATTTTTGTGGTGCTGGCCTTCAGCTTTATCAGCCGCAGGATCGCCCAGAACACCTGA
- a CDS encoding urea carboxylase-associated family protein — translation MYKDYPAAYQVSKGAALQVDKAFYDRVRESRDGRTLIEQFEVPIRTGRAWKVPAGHVFRVTTPVGPQVGDFNVWSANDPRERMWAARTRQLQGAHVTTYDRLWSNLPFLRPMVTITDDSLADYGIDEHGGRLHDLLGTRCDPYVNKMLTGEDFHHHCHSNLTRAVLPHGLTEFDVHDVLNIFQCTGLNHDDMYFMKACPAKQGDYLEFFAEIDLLCALSTCPGGDLSLPMWGPDAEDPLKVCRPLGVEIYRLDDALLEGWKQPERAAYNGNHGLLIPKADWEK, via the coding sequence ATGTACAAGGACTACCCAGCGGCCTATCAAGTCAGCAAAGGCGCTGCCTTGCAGGTCGACAAAGCCTTCTATGACCGCGTGCGCGAGTCTCGGGATGGGCGCACCCTGATCGAACAATTTGAAGTGCCGATCCGCACCGGCCGCGCCTGGAAAGTTCCGGCCGGCCATGTATTCCGCGTGACCACACCGGTGGGCCCGCAGGTCGGCGATTTCAACGTGTGGAGTGCCAACGACCCCCGCGAACGCATGTGGGCGGCGCGTACCCGCCAACTGCAAGGCGCTCACGTCACTACCTATGACCGCCTGTGGTCGAACCTGCCGTTTTTGCGGCCGATGGTCACCATCACCGATGACAGCCTGGCCGACTACGGCATCGACGAACACGGCGGGCGCCTGCACGATTTGCTCGGCACGCGCTGCGACCCTTACGTGAACAAGATGCTCACCGGCGAAGATTTCCACCACCACTGCCACTCCAACCTGACCCGCGCCGTGCTGCCCCATGGCCTGACCGAGTTCGACGTGCACGACGTGCTGAACATTTTCCAGTGCACCGGCCTCAATCACGACGACATGTACTTCATGAAAGCCTGCCCGGCCAAGCAGGGCGACTACCTGGAGTTCTTTGCCGAAATCGACCTGCTATGTGCCCTCTCCACCTGCCCCGGTGGCGACCTGTCGCTGCCGATGTGGGGCCCGGATGCGGAAGATCCGCTGAAGGTCTGCCGCCCATTGGGCGTTGAGATCTACCGCCTCGACGACGCGCTGCTGGAAGGCTGGAAACAGCCCGAGCGCGCCGCCTATAACGGCAACCATGGCCTTTTGATTCCCAAGGCTGACTGGGAAAAGTAG
- a CDS encoding GntR family transcriptional regulator, translating to MSQAKEPSLSLADQVAIELREDIIGGRLLPGMPLVESELVNAYNASRNTVREALHHLGREGLTSYVRNKGVIVRRLGVEEVRDIFKVRRTLELQAIAASKPLREYQSDLMLESIEAAQLAQDRENWQAFGTHSLRFHQHIVGLMRSPLLDEFFTHIAAQMRLVFSNAPSEETFQKPWLERDRQIHDLLVDGHKQAAGEALASYLNDSESLLLDILSSIPKP from the coding sequence GTGAGCCAAGCCAAGGAACCCAGCCTGTCGCTGGCCGACCAGGTTGCCATAGAACTGCGCGAAGACATCATCGGTGGCCGCCTGCTGCCCGGCATGCCGCTGGTGGAGAGCGAACTGGTGAACGCCTACAACGCCTCGCGCAACACGGTGCGTGAAGCCTTGCACCACCTGGGCCGCGAAGGCCTGACCAGCTACGTGCGCAACAAAGGCGTGATCGTGCGCCGCCTCGGGGTGGAGGAAGTGCGTGACATCTTCAAGGTGCGACGCACCCTGGAGCTGCAGGCCATCGCCGCCAGCAAGCCGCTGCGCGAATACCAGTCCGACCTGATGCTCGAGTCCATCGAGGCCGCGCAACTGGCCCAGGACCGCGAGAACTGGCAAGCCTTCGGCACCCACAGCCTGCGCTTTCATCAACACATTGTCGGGCTGATGCGCAGCCCGCTGCTGGACGAGTTTTTTACCCATATTGCAGCCCAGATGCGCCTGGTGTTTTCCAACGCGCCCAGCGAGGAAACCTTCCAGAAGCCCTGGCTGGAGCGCGACCGGCAGATTCACGACTTGCTGGTTGACGGCCACAAACAAGCCGCCGGGGAAGCCCTGGCGAGCTACCTCAATGACTCCGAATCGCTGCTGCTGGACATCCTGAGCAGCATTCCAAAACCCTGA